One Moorella sp. E308F genomic region harbors:
- the dapB gene encoding 4-hydroxy-tetrahydrodipicolinate reductase, with product MATIRVVVTGAAGRMGREMTKGLLQAEDIEVVGAVDRVAVGTDIGTLNGLQPHGVPINDDLAAVIKTTRPQVMVDFTVAAAALANARLAVEQGVSPVIGTTGISLEQLDELHQLCEWRQVGAVVAPNFSLGAVLMMHFARQAARYFPRAEIIEMHHEQKIDAPSGTALKTAELMAGEIGTVPAPPVGEEKAAGARGATHRGLSIHSIRLPGAVAHQEVIFGGEGQLLTIRHDTISREAFLPGLLLAVRRVLHLKGVVYGLENLLEL from the coding sequence ATAGCAACGATCAGGGTTGTAGTTACCGGTGCCGCCGGCCGCATGGGCCGGGAAATGACGAAGGGCCTGCTGCAGGCAGAAGACATTGAAGTGGTAGGGGCCGTAGACCGGGTGGCGGTGGGTACGGATATCGGCACCTTAAACGGCCTGCAGCCGCACGGTGTGCCCATTAACGACGACCTGGCGGCAGTGATAAAAACCACTCGTCCTCAGGTCATGGTCGACTTTACCGTGGCGGCCGCCGCCCTGGCCAACGCCCGGCTGGCCGTAGAGCAGGGAGTAAGCCCGGTGATTGGCACCACCGGCATCAGCCTGGAGCAGCTGGATGAGCTGCACCAGCTTTGCGAATGGAGGCAAGTGGGCGCGGTGGTGGCACCCAATTTTTCTTTAGGGGCCGTCTTAATGATGCACTTTGCCCGGCAGGCCGCCCGTTACTTCCCCCGGGCGGAAATTATCGAAATGCACCATGAACAAAAAATCGATGCTCCTTCGGGGACGGCCTTAAAAACGGCGGAACTAATGGCCGGGGAGATAGGGACGGTGCCGGCCCCGCCGGTGGGGGAAGAAAAGGCTGCCGGGGCCAGGGGGGCCACCCACCGGGGCCTGTCCATCCACAGCATTCGCCTGCCGGGAGCGGTGGCCCACCAGGAGGTAATTTTTGGCGGCGAGGGACAGCTCCTGACCATCCGTCATGACACTATCAGCCGGGAAGCCTTTCTGCCGGGGCTTTTACTGGCTGTAAGGCGGGTCCTCCACCTCAAGGGGGTGGTTTACGGGCTGGAAAACTTGCTGGAATTATAG
- the dpsA gene encoding dipicolinate synthase subunit DpsA, protein MGGILSGIRVAMLGGDAREVLLLEELLRQGAEVRTAGLGDLPEQEGCTRCDDPLDAVQGAGVIILPVPGIKAGGIIHAPRARQPLYFTRELAGAIPAGTPVLVGVARTYLKEIAAERGWQLVETAEMDEMAILNSIPTAEGAIMLAMQELPITLHGSEAFILGLGRIGFTLARMLAGIGARVTVIDRGASDRARAYAEGWPAFTFTELAAIVERADVIFNTVPAPVLTGELLARTRPDVLIIDLASDPGGTDFTAAAALRRRAMLAPGLPGKVAPRTAGRILARIYPALILKCLGRL, encoded by the coding sequence ATGGGCGGGATACTGTCAGGGATCAGGGTGGCAATGCTTGGTGGCGATGCCCGGGAAGTCCTTCTCCTGGAGGAGCTGCTGCGCCAGGGGGCCGAGGTCAGGACAGCCGGCCTGGGAGACCTGCCGGAGCAGGAAGGCTGTACCCGTTGTGACGATCCCCTGGACGCCGTGCAGGGGGCAGGGGTAATTATCTTGCCGGTACCGGGGATTAAGGCTGGAGGTATAATCCATGCTCCGCGAGCGCGGCAACCCCTATATTTCACCCGGGAACTGGCCGGGGCCATCCCGGCAGGAACGCCGGTCCTGGTAGGGGTGGCGCGGACCTACCTGAAAGAAATAGCGGCGGAGCGCGGCTGGCAGCTGGTGGAGACGGCCGAGATGGATGAAATGGCCATCTTAAATTCCATCCCTACGGCCGAAGGGGCCATCATGCTGGCCATGCAGGAACTCCCCATTACCCTCCACGGTAGTGAAGCCTTTATCCTGGGACTGGGCCGGATCGGTTTTACCCTGGCGCGGATGCTGGCCGGGATTGGAGCCAGGGTAACGGTAATCGACCGGGGCGCGTCCGACCGAGCCCGGGCTTATGCCGAAGGCTGGCCGGCCTTTACCTTTACGGAACTGGCGGCCATAGTCGAGCGGGCTGACGTCATTTTTAATACTGTACCTGCGCCGGTCCTGACAGGAGAGCTCCTGGCCCGGACCAGGCCCGATGTCCTGATAATTGACCTGGCGTCGGACCCGGGCGGCACAGATTTCACTGCCGCTGCGGCCCTCCGGCGCCGGGCCATGCTCGCTCCGGGACTGCCAGGTAAAGTAGCCCCCCGGACGGCCGGGCGGATCCTGGCCCGTATTTATCCCGCCCTCATATTAAAGTGCCTGGGACGACTGTAA
- a CDS encoding dipicolinate synthase subunit B encodes MRLKGKRVGFAVTGSHCTLAAVIQELDRIVAEGAQVVPILSPAVRDSDTRFGTSAFWRAEVERITGQKAIDTIVTAEPIGPKKLFDVIVVAPCTGNTLAKLANGITDTPVLMAVKAQLRNLRPVVLAISTNDGLGANAVNLGRVMNMKNIYLVPFGQDDPHDKPNSLVASMDLIVDTILAALEGRQIQPLLLGPPPKGQVTGGK; translated from the coding sequence ATGCGGCTCAAAGGCAAAAGGGTAGGGTTTGCCGTCACAGGCTCCCACTGTACCCTGGCGGCGGTTATCCAAGAGCTGGACAGGATAGTTGCTGAAGGTGCCCAGGTTGTCCCTATTCTGTCCCCGGCTGTCAGGGACAGCGATACTCGCTTTGGCACCAGTGCCTTCTGGCGGGCGGAGGTAGAAAGGATTACCGGGCAAAAAGCCATCGATACTATTGTTACGGCGGAACCAATCGGTCCTAAAAAACTCTTTGACGTCATCGTAGTCGCCCCCTGCACCGGCAATACCCTGGCCAAACTGGCCAACGGGATTACCGATACACCGGTCCTGATGGCCGTGAAGGCCCAGCTGCGGAACCTGCGGCCGGTGGTGCTCGCCATTTCCACCAACGACGGCCTGGGGGCTAACGCCGTAAATTTAGGCCGGGTAATGAACATGAAAAATATTTACCTGGTCCCCTTTGGCCAGGACGACCCGCACGATAAACCCAATTCTCTGGTAGCCAGTATGGATTTAATTGTTGATACCATTCTGGCAGCCCTGGAGGGGCGCCAGATCCAGCCCCTTTTACTGGGTCCTCCGCCAAAGGGGCAGGTGACAGGAGGAAAGTAA
- a CDS encoding aspartate-semialdehyde dehydrogenase has protein sequence MKTYNVAVVGTGAVGQTMLKVLEERNFPVGQLKVLATSRSAGKTVTFRGEEYVVEETTPASFAGIDVALFAGGEASRIYGRAAVEAGAVVIDNSNNFRMDPEVPLVVPEVNPQDVRWHKGLIANPNCSTIQMVVALKPIYDAAGIKRIVVSTYQAVSGAGQEAIDELRQQSRQVLAGEEVTGKVFPWQIAFNCLPHIDVFLENGYSKEEMKMVNETKKIMGDDQIQVTATTVRVPVFNGHSEAINVETREKLTAAAARELLRRAPGVVVVDDLEAKAYPLAIQADGRDEVFVGRIREDFTIANGLNMWVVADNLRKGAATNAVQIAELLVQEGLL, from the coding sequence ATGAAGACTTACAATGTCGCTGTAGTTGGTACCGGAGCCGTAGGCCAGACCATGCTCAAGGTGTTGGAGGAGAGGAATTTTCCCGTCGGTCAACTGAAGGTCCTGGCTACCAGCCGTTCGGCGGGCAAGACCGTGACCTTCAGGGGCGAAGAGTATGTTGTCGAAGAGACTACACCGGCCTCCTTTGCCGGGATCGACGTGGCTCTCTTTGCCGGCGGCGAAGCCAGCAGGATTTACGGCCGCGCGGCGGTTGAAGCCGGGGCGGTGGTGATTGACAACAGCAATAATTTCCGTATGGACCCCGAGGTGCCCCTGGTGGTACCGGAGGTCAATCCCCAGGATGTCCGCTGGCATAAAGGTTTAATTGCCAATCCCAACTGCTCCACCATCCAGATGGTGGTAGCTTTAAAACCCATTTATGATGCTGCCGGCATCAAGCGAATTGTTGTTTCCACCTACCAGGCCGTATCCGGAGCCGGCCAGGAAGCCATTGATGAGCTGCGGCAGCAGAGCCGGCAGGTATTGGCCGGGGAAGAGGTAACAGGTAAAGTTTTTCCCTGGCAGATAGCCTTCAACTGCCTGCCCCATATCGATGTCTTCCTGGAGAACGGGTACAGCAAAGAAGAGATGAAAATGGTTAATGAAACTAAAAAGATTATGGGGGATGATCAGATCCAGGTCACAGCCACTACGGTCCGGGTGCCGGTCTTTAACGGCCACTCGGAGGCAATTAACGTGGAGACGCGGGAAAAACTGACGGCAGCGGCGGCCAGGGAACTCCTGCGCCGGGCCCCGGGGGTCGTAGTGGTGGATGACCTGGAAGCAAAGGCCTATCCCCTGGCCATCCAGGCCGACGGCCGGGATGAAGTCTTTGTCGGCCGTATCCGAGAAGATTTTACCATCGCCAACGGCCTGAATATGTGGGTTGTAGCCGATAATTTGCGTAAAGGTGCGGCTACCAACGCCGTCCAGATTGCGGAACTGTTGGTGCAGGAGGGCCTTCTATAG
- the dapG gene encoding aspartate kinase: MKVLVQKFGGSSVATPEQRLMVVQHIERACRAGYRVAVVVSAMGRRGAPYATDTLLDLLGDNQVSPRERDLLLSCGEIIAGVVLSATLQGQGIPAVFLTGGQAGIITDARFNDARILRVEPRRVQSYLEQERVVVVAGFQGVTEAGEITTLGRGGSDTTAAALGVALKAEAVEIFTDVDGVKTADPRIVSDARTLSTITYTEVCQMAYEGAKVIHPRAVEIAREGNIPLKIKSTFGDGPGTLVVAWQPGPSGVHISRDRVITGITHMAGLTQLRVTLPEGERAEAVFQTLAQNNISVDFINVFPGELVFTVAAGAAGRAVELIEGLGLSVAARPDCAKVAAVGAGMRGVPGVMATIVTALNREGIKILQSADSYTSIWCLVDKADMERAVQVLHREFKLNDEETGEVKAYAVG; encoded by the coding sequence ATGAAGGTCCTGGTCCAGAAGTTTGGCGGTTCGTCGGTAGCCACCCCGGAACAGCGGTTAATGGTGGTCCAGCATATCGAAAGGGCCTGCCGGGCCGGCTACCGGGTGGCCGTCGTCGTTTCGGCCATGGGCCGCCGGGGGGCGCCCTATGCCACCGATACTTTACTGGACCTCTTGGGGGACAATCAGGTTTCGCCCCGGGAGCGCGACCTGCTCCTGTCCTGTGGGGAGATTATTGCCGGTGTCGTTTTAAGCGCCACTTTACAGGGACAGGGTATACCGGCCGTTTTTCTCACCGGCGGCCAGGCCGGCATCATTACCGATGCCCGCTTTAATGATGCCCGCATCCTCAGGGTGGAGCCCCGGCGGGTCCAGTCTTACCTGGAGCAGGAGCGGGTAGTGGTGGTAGCCGGTTTCCAGGGGGTTACCGAAGCGGGGGAAATCACCACCCTGGGGCGGGGCGGCAGCGATACTACAGCGGCAGCCTTAGGCGTGGCCCTGAAGGCGGAAGCGGTGGAGATATTCACCGACGTCGACGGTGTCAAGACGGCCGATCCCCGCATCGTCAGCGACGCCAGGACCTTGAGTACCATCACCTATACGGAAGTCTGCCAGATGGCCTATGAGGGGGCGAAAGTAATCCATCCCCGCGCCGTGGAAATCGCCCGGGAAGGAAATATACCCTTAAAGATAAAGTCAACCTTCGGCGACGGGCCGGGCACCCTGGTGGTGGCCTGGCAGCCCGGACCCAGCGGCGTGCACATCAGCCGCGACCGGGTGATTACCGGTATCACCCATATGGCGGGCCTGACCCAGCTCAGGGTTACTTTACCTGAAGGAGAAAGGGCCGAAGCTGTTTTCCAGACCCTGGCCCAGAATAACATTAGTGTTGACTTCATTAACGTCTTTCCCGGGGAACTGGTCTTTACGGTTGCCGCCGGCGCCGCCGGCCGGGCCGTGGAGCTGATTGAGGGGCTGGGCCTTAGCGTTGCCGCCCGCCCTGACTGTGCCAAGGTGGCTGCCGTGGGGGCCGGCATGCGCGGCGTACCCGGGGTAATGGCGACCATTGTCACCGCCCTGAACCGCGAGGGAATAAAGATTTTACAATCGGCCGATTCTTATACATCTATATGGTGCCTGGTAGACAAGGCAGACATGGAGCGGGCCGTGCAGGTCCTGCACCGGGAATTCAAGCTGAACGATGAAGAAACAGGTGAGGTGAAAGCTTATGCCGTGGGGTAG